Proteins co-encoded in one Streptococcus parauberis NCFD 2020 genomic window:
- a CDS encoding pyridoxamine 5'-phosphate oxidase family protein produces the protein MFTETFYEVLKHEGPVSITSWGNEEPHVTCTWNSYLVPKDDDIILIPVAGMHSTQEDIAVNNQLILTLAARQVEGFNGYQGTGFRINGSGSFLSEGDWFDEMKEKYPFIREVLQVKVNESIQLL, from the coding sequence ATGTTCACAGAGACATTTTATGAAGTTTTAAAACACGAAGGACCAGTTTCTATCACCAGCTGGGGTAATGAGGAGCCGCACGTCACCTGTACATGGAATTCCTACCTAGTTCCTAAAGACGATGACATTATTCTAATCCCAGTGGCAGGTATGCATTCTACACAAGAGGACATTGCTGTCAACAATCAGTTAATCCTGACCTTAGCTGCGCGTCAGGTTGAAGGATTTAATGGCTATCAAGGGACAGGTTTTAGAATCAACGGCAGTGGTAGTTTTCTATCTGAGGGAGACTGGTTTGATGAAATGAAGGAAAAGTACCCATTTATCAGAGAAGTTCTCCAAGTAAAAGTCAATGAATCAATACAATTGCTTTAA